In Salvelinus alpinus chromosome 36, SLU_Salpinus.1, whole genome shotgun sequence, the genomic stretch GATACTGCTCCACTAGGATTTTTCTCATTGTGTCTTAACTGTGTTTTCTTTACACATAAAACATTAAAGGACTAAATCATGAGGGAAAGCCACCCGATCCAAAATGTCTCCCTTGGGTCTtcccactgtaaaaaaaaaaaaatacataaaaagacatggcaaaGTACTATGAGAAAACAGATGTGGGAAACAAATTGTTGATTTAAAGCAGTGATAACTAATAGAATAACTGGCTTGTTGGGACTCTGTCATAGGAATTCCCCATATGGTGGGAGGTAACGTTAGATACCATCAAATGAACTGATGGTGTCTGCACAGGCACAGAGAACAAGTAATTCCATGCAGCACTAGAGTATTTCCCACTGCCATAAAGGAAAAAACAGGAACTCGGGAGGGACACGTTTCTTTAGATCAATGAGATGCCACATGGCTATCCAGTTTATttattacttttatttaactaggcaagtcagttaagaatttttatttatttacaatgatggcctaccccggacgatgctgggacaattgtgcaccaccctatgggactcccaaccatGGCCCGATGTGATACAGCCcagattcaaaccagggactgtagtgacacctcttgcactgccttagaccgctatgCCACTCAGGAGCACTGAAGTTAGATTTGCAGCTTTTTGGGATGTTCTCAAACAGCACCCATATTTATTCATGTAACGAATGCCGCCCCCACGCATTTTGAGTCAACGGCCAGATTTTTATACTGACCTAGGTCAAGACACCAGCTGAACCTGTGGAATGTAGTGGTTCACTTCCAGCCCATACCACTTTTTCTTTTTACATTTAACAGCTTTCATCCAGagacagtcagtgcattcaaagGTCAGTAGAACATTACATCTCCAAGTAAACGTTAAAACAGCCATTAGCACTAGTATAAAGACACTTCCCCACTCACAAGACGCCATGTCTTGTACAATAAGCAGTTAGTTGTCTTGTCATTTTTAAACACAGCAATTTTGGACAATTTATCATCAGCATATCAAACTATTGTATGGTGCCTTCATTTTGTATTCATAGTGGTATGCCATTGCAAACACCACTTATCACAAATAATTGTACCCCATGGAACAAGATGTCAACCTCAATTTATTCAATAAAAtatcccccccctctccattttgAGTTGGTAGCTCAGTGTCAATCCTAACATGGCTTTAAGCAGACTTGCTCCATAACACCAGTCATCTAACAAGCAGATAGCGCAGTACTTTTTTCATTATAGTTGAAATAAAATCTAAGTAGTATTACAACTTCAGAAAATTATgcatatttcaatttttttgttaAAAGGAAGCACAAACTCGCCTCGTAGACAGGGCTGCGATTGTCAGAACTTCAGCCGCACTCTTCCATGACCTTGACGCAGGCAGCCTCACGATACATTGGAACGGCAGTTAAGGGCTTCTCcccaaccccccccaaaatcccACACCACCACAGGATACCGCATGTGGCGGTTGATCATTTTATTGAAACTCGTACAAAACAAAAAGTGTTACATGGAATTGTGCCCTTCACATGGCAAAATAAAAAGTTGAAGGAAAAAACTAAACCACCACTCATCCCACATCCGTCAAGCCATTTGTCCATGTTTGCACTGGACTGCTCCCATATGAGGGGGGAGTTAAACTGGTATTAAAGTGTCTCAATTCAGAGGTATTCATCATTAGCTTAAAGGGGCTGTAGTGATTGCAGCACAGGGGGAGGGAGGTATCAGGACCAGGGGAGAGGGGGCTGCAGAAAGCTTCTAGAATCCGTGGACCTTGAGCTGCTCCTCTTTCGCCAGGCCAATCTGGAAGTGGGATGAGGGGAGAAGAGACATTACACAAAATAACTTTGAACTCCAGTCACAGAACATTTGTTACCATCACAGCTGGACTATTTACTAACAGGGACTTTTCTATGAGAGTCTTCTGTAGGGGCCATGACATATGACCACTTATTACTCACAAGTGTGGAGTATACGCTGGGTGCAATGTGCAATAGCAGAGACAAGAGGCAAACCTACCTCAATCAGAAACGTGCAGATATTCTTGCGCTGGTCACCTTGCAGCTGAATCACTTCCCCATACTCTGGGTGCTCAATCACTGTCCCATTGCAGGCAAATTTCTGTTGACAAAGCAGAACTATTCAAACAGCCAGTAGAACAAAACATGGATCTTGCTTAGTGTACCAACTAGTGTCGGTGTCTCAACTCCCTGCCATAACATACCTTCTTAAAGGCCTTGACTAGCTTCTTCTTATCATAGTCAGTGGCTATGCCCTGGACCGTGGTCAGAGTCTTCCTGCCGTTACGCTGCTGGATTCTTATGTGGATGTAGTCGTCAGTCCCAGATGGGAGCCTGTCATTACCCTTAGTTGCATCAGCAAATGGGTCTGTGgggagaaaaccattcaaaaaCAAAATCACACTACTTAAAACATAATTCAAAAACAAACATCTAAAAAATACATGGAAGCAACCTAAAGCATAGCTAAAATGGCAGTGGTTTGACCTAGCTTACAAAAGATCGAGGCCGATGAACTGGTGACGTAACGTCTTAGCCACGAGGCTCAAGACCAAGCAAAACCCTGCGCAGGACGCTCATCAGCAAATTACGTGGAAATAAGATTCTAGAAAATGGTCCCACCCAGACTGGGTGGCTCATCTGTACAGACATACATTTATCCGGATGAGGTTAGTGACACGGGAGAAAGCAAAACGCTCCAGTCCAGAGCCAATTATTCTGGCAattcttatttatttataaagGAAGTCATTAATGTTGGAGAAGCACAATTCAGCCGGACTATTGTACCTGGCTATTTGCCCTTAATAGTTCACATTTTACCACAAAGCCCTTCCCGACAAAAGTCGTATTACAGACAGATTGGGGCAAACACGTACATTCGTACTATGTCCATTGTTGATAAATACAGACAGTAAGAACGAGTTACTCTCCGGAATCGGTAACGTTATTGTACATTAATCAATATATCTACAATAGACTAGTTTGATATACCGGCTACAAATCCGTTTTGGGGCCTAAACAAGGAAATTAACTTCGGCCTAGTTGAAGTCGGATGACTGTTAGCCATCGAACGTCAGCAAAAGTCATGCTATTAATATACACGTACTTCTAATCGGTAGGAAATGTTCTCTATAACTAACCAGATGTTTCATGAACATTAAAATCAAAACGTTATCTATATTTAGTTGGAACGTTgtcaaaatgtttgcaaatgctaACGTTAGCGAGCGCCCTTCCCCCTACATTTTCGACCCCGCGTTAGCCGAGGTGGTTGAAATGTCTTACCGAAAGTTTGGAGGTTCTGGATAGCGGACATACGATAAGATTTCCTTTCCTTTCGGATAATAACTGGTTAGCGATCGACTGGTCTAatttatatgtttttttttgttgttctttGAATCTCCCTTTTCACCGGGACGACGTTTTTTGTCTTCTGAAAGGCTCTCACAAAATGGAGATTGTTTAGCTTGCAAAGTGGAAAACAACCCTTTATAGCGCCTCCCCGCACGTAGGGACGTGCACCACGCCCCACCCTATTTTACTGAGAAAAATTACGTAATTATCTTGGTATTTCAGAGGGGAAAATACCAACAACACCTGCAACCTAGGCTACATAACAACTACAAAACAAATATCTAAATTCGTTAATAAAGCAATGTAATGCGTAGATGAAACAATGGTCAGTGGTCCATTATTCTATTTTAGGAAATATATTGAAAACTCAGATACTTCTGTTTTTACCGAATAATTAAAGGCTTCTCCTTTCATCTTAGGTGGTGGGCCGAAGCCGATAAACGTGAAGTTGCTCCATCCCCCATAATTTTTTGTATATGACAGGAAAACATTGTTATGATGACTATAACATGTGTTGGCACCTTTAATTCATGCACCCTTTCTCATGAAATGTACTTTTTAACACCCCTCTTGATAAAGGCAGCCAATGGCCTGCTTCTCTCGCTTGAAAACTCGAGCTGTTTATCTGTCTGATGGGAcagtgctatctgggatccttgggacgtccctacacTAACTCTAACAATGAACGGAGGTAAAAGAAAACGTTCAAAGAATTTCAGTGACTTTGAAAAAACCCTAAGGAAGTGATGTGTGTCAAACCACCCAATTACCGAGAACAAATAGCACGATTCATCAATTTAACTCAAATGAAAAAGTTAACAAAAAGGACCCGTGGCCCACTTTCACAAATCAGAGTCACTTTGAAATGTTAGTTTTCTTGTGTAACACAACACAGTAgtgcataaatgtatttgtgAGACAGAAATGTAACACACAATATCATACATATTTACTAATATCATTTCTATAGTGTCTTGTCTATCTAAGGTCCTGTGGAAAAACATAAAACTCTAAATGAATAGAATATTTACGGAGGCGAGGAACATGAACTGGAAACGAGGAAGAGTTTAGATGGCTAtataaaaagcagcattccccaagagaggatggctttcccTTCAGGagtgatgaattcatgaacttcttaaACGAAAAGATCATGagcattagaaagcaaattacggacccCTCTTTGAAtgtgcgtatttctccaaagctcagttgtcctgagtctgcacagaactgccaggacctaggatcaaatTTTTAAATCTGTATCgcttgacacattcatgaaaatagtcatgccctctaaaccttcaagctgcatactggacccttatccaactaaactactgaaagagttacttcctgtgcttggccctcctatgttgaatatAATAAATTACTCTCTATCCtcaggatgtgtaccaaactcaccaaaagtagcagtaataaagcctctcttgaaaaagctaaACCTTGACCTGGAAAATGCAAAAAACAATCAGCCTATAtagaatctcccattcctctcaacatttaaaaaaactcactaccttcctgaagacaaatgcatacgaaacgcttcagtctagTTTTAGAGCCCATTATAGTGAAGCCCCAAAActgcctaccctggaagcctttgtttcagacataaggaagtggatggcgccAAATGTTtgacttttaaactcggacaaaacagagatgctagttataggtcccaagaaacaaagagatctgctgttggatctgacaattaatcttgatggttgtacagtcatctcacaTTAagctgtgaaggacctcagcattactctggaccctgatctctcttttgatgaccaTTATCAAGAATATttgaaggacagcttttttccatctttgtaacattgcaaatatctgaaactttttgTCCAGAAATGTTGCAGAAATGATAATCCATACTTTTGTCACTtatagattagactactgcaatgctctactcaaatcaaatcacatttatttgtcatatacacatggttagcagatgttaatgcaagtgtagcgaaatgcttgtgcttctagttccgaccatgcagtaatatctaacaagtgatataacctaacaatttcacaactactaccttatacacacaagtgtaaaggaatgaatacgaatatgtacataaaaatatataaatgagtgatggccgaacggcataggcaagatgcagtagatggtatagagtaccgtatatacatatgagatgagtaatgtagggtatgaaaacatataaagcggcattgtttaaagtggctagtgatacattacatcaagatggcaagatgcattagatggtatagcgtacagtatatacatatgagatgtgaaatgtagggtatgtaaacattatataaagtgactagtgataaattgatgtaatcaatttttccattattattactctccagctacccggataaagcactaaataaacatcagttagtgctaaacacggctgctagaatcttgactagaaccattTGACCATAtttctccagtgctagcctctctacactggcttccttttaaggctagggctgatttcaaggttttactgctaacctacaaagcattacatgggcttgctcctacttatccctccaatttggtcctgccgtacatacctacacgtacgctacagtc encodes the following:
- the LOC139565253 gene encoding eukaryotic translation initiation factor 1b-like, with translation MSAIQNLQTFDPFADATKGNDRLPSGTDDYIHIRIQQRNGRKTLTTVQGIATDYDKKKLVKAFKKKFACNGTVIEHPEYGEVIQLQGDQRKNICTFLIEIGLAKEEQLKVHGF